A single window of Salvia splendens isolate huo1 chromosome 6, SspV2, whole genome shotgun sequence DNA harbors:
- the LOC121809012 gene encoding uncharacterized protein LOC121809012, with protein MSPYRLVFGKMCHLPVGVEHQAYWAIKEMNMNADTGTAERRMQLQELEELRLDAYDSATWYKKKTKMWHDKNLRKKELKVGRKALLFQSRLKLMPGKLRSRWIGPYTIVAIRANGAIELQGGDPDSPSFMVNGHKVKPYREGMEVFVVDDIPLLMPNSSQ; from the coding sequence ATGTCCCCATACCGGCTGGtgttcggaaaaatgtgccacctGCCAGTAGGAGTAGAGCATCAAGCTTACTGGGCCATCAAGGAGATGAACATGAATGCCGACACAGGAACTGCAGAAAGAAGAATGCAACTACAGGAGCTTGAGGAGCTCCGTCTGGATGCCTATGACTCTGCTACGTGGTACAAGAAAAAAACGaagatgtggcatgacaagaatCTCCGCAAGAAGGAGCTCAAGGTGGGCCGGAAAGCGTTGCTGTTTCAGTCCAGGCTGAAACTGATGCCAGGGAAGCTCAGATCAAGGTGGATAGGTCCTTATACCATTGTCGCCATCCGAGCAAATGGAGCAATCGAACTCCAGGGAGGCGATCCAGATTCTCCTTCCTTCATGGTGAATGGTCATAAGGTGAAGCCATACAGAGAAGGAATGGAGGTGTTTGTGGTGGATGACATTCCATTACTCATGCCTAACTCCTCCCAATAA